The following nucleotide sequence is from Solanum dulcamara chromosome 7, daSolDulc1.2, whole genome shotgun sequence.
TACCATACCCTAGATCTACCAAAGAATcgccaaaaaaaatatattgggGACAACCCTTAAATCTACCAAATGGTAACATACATTAGTTCCACTGATAATAAGTTCAAAACCTCACATGACTCTTAACTGAAAACTGCTGTTTTTCAGCCAAGAAAAATAAGCATTTGAAATTAATGCAATCATTTAAGAGCCAAATCAACAGCAGACTACCGTACGTTAGATCTACCTAAAGAATCGCCAAATCTTGTTGTCATTAATTCAAAGCATCTCAACTGAcagaaaaagaataaatagCAATGAAGGTAAATCCCTAAAATAAGAATCTATTGCTAACTTCAGTGAATTACTTCAAGAAATTCGCACTGGTTACCATTTAAGCCACTGAAATGGACCTAGCTTTTATCATACTCATCGATTCTATAAACCAAACACAATGCGACTTAAAGAAAGGGAGAACCATTTTGCTAAATCTTGTTGTCATTAACTCGAAGCATCTTAACTGATAGAAAAACAATGAATACCAATGAAGGTAAATCCCTAAAATAAGAATCTATTGCTAACTGCAGTCTGCAGTGCAATACTTCAATTCATACCGGTTACATTTAAGCCACTGAAATGGACCTAGCTTTTGTCATATTCATCGATTCTATAAACCAAACACATTGCCACTAAAGGAAACAGAGAATCCTTTGCTCAATCATCTTGTCATTAATTCAAACTGTCAACTGATAGAAAAAGACTAAATGGCAATGAAGGTAAATCcatataaatcataatttattgCCAACTACGATGCAATACACTTCAAGAAATTCATCGATTCTACTCATTGTGACTTAAAGAAACGGAGAACCCTTTTGATTCTTTCAACTCATAGCAAAGCTCATTAAAAAAGAGGCAAGAATGATCGACCTGTTGACAAGCTTTCAAGAGCTCTTGCCCTCAAGTTGAGAAGTGGAATAACCGAGAACCCCAAGAGAAGAATCGTTCTTCTGTTGCACAAATCCCTTTCCTTTTGATTTTCCGAGTGCATACAGGCCATAACCGGCCTCTTCTTTTTACATCTTTGCGCATTTCTTGGGCAAGAAAGCGAAGGTGTAAATTGAGAAGAACATAGTGAAGAAGATGAAGCAGAAAATGGAGAATGACAGAGATGAGACTGGGGAAAACAAGAAGTTCCCATTATAAAGTTAGTGGATTTCTCCTGATTTCAACTCTTAAAAAGTGATAAAAGAAACAGATTTCAGAGGCCAGTGATTGCTCTTATCTGAGGACCAGATTGCCCTTGCTTCTAATTCTCCCAATTCCTTATACTTCACTATTTTAAAACTCTAATTACTCCCTCCAAATTTAGATTTATAATTATGCATCATCTGATAAAAATTTACTTTACtcttttaaaactaaaaaagaaaattttgggGAAAGAATTATAAGATGGAAATCGAACTTTTATTAATAATGTGAAAGTTTAGGTCAAATCTATTTCCACCGTGAATATGAGTTAtggaattaaaatatatatagtgtTTGTCATTTTTAACTGGTTTTATGTCATGTGTATTTGAATTAGTTGAGTGGTTAGATTCTCgatacaaataattttaaatacttttaaaaaaaatagaactatAGAATGTAATGGTCTTTATTGTTTCCACCAGAAAGAGGACCAGGTCTTGGAATCGGTGGTCGATATTCGTATTGAGGGTtgactaaatttgaatttgcatCAGATAGGAAGTTTCACATTTTGGGGTGGGTAAAGCCTCCCCAATAAAGACGTGTACCGAACTAGGTTTTACGACCGAGATATGCTTCGACTAAGAATGAAAGAGTACTTACTACTTCATCATAATCCTTGTGGGTTAGAAGCGTGATGTGTGATATCACTAGCACAATGTGACGACGTTTGAATTTCGAAAGTCAAACAAATTATTCTTTGATCGTATTTTTCCATatgtctttaaaatattttgaattatgagTTATAATTTACTTCTTCCATAGTTTTCAGATAAAAAACTTATTTAGAAAAATTGAGTCAAAAATTAAGAAGCTTGAATATAAAAGATTGAATTTTTGTGAgtgaaattgaaattttttcaaTAAGCTAATCTAGATCAGttttaaaatttgatccaaaatctataatcaaatatatatttgaagataatttttcaaaaattgattttgttGTTACGGTACATGATTCGCATATCTAGTGGATATACTTTGACTGTTTAACATGTAATTACTCTAATTTTTACTCATCCTTTTTAATCAAATAGTCCCTTAAGTTTGGAGTGATTCTCAATTTTTCTGTTTTGTTGTGTTTACTGTTTAGTGCTGAAATTGGAAAACAAAAAGATTAATTTGAGGAAGAACATCTCTATTGGGGGTCATTTTTGTAGGGGTTTACTTgattttattatcttatttggaatttttttaaggttcaacaaaacaaaatatttactataactgattttcattttttcttaaaaggAAAACTAATCCTGAAAAATGTTTTGGACTTCTATTGTTTGAAAATCGTTCTTAGGTTTAGAAAATTTTGTTTTGAAGGAGAATTTCTACTAGTATAATATCATCTCCTCGCATATGAATGTATGTAGGTTAATTTAATCAATCACACTATAATAAATCCCTAATTTATCGTCATTCAAAGTTTATTACTTTGTTATCTCCTACACGACAATcaattgcatatatatatatatatatatatacacgtgcATTTACTGAAAGGATTCAAGCAATTATTAAACAAGAACTCATCTAGACATAATAAACCAAGTCTTATTACAAACTGAACTTAACGAGAAGAACATTGATCAACTGCAGAAAGACATGGATATGCAGTGACCCTTTTAGGTAGACTGGCTGTTTTTCTTAACTAGCATTACATAACTTATTAATTAACATAACAAAAGAGGATCGGACATGCATGATCGACCTTCAATGTCGATAAGCTAATCAGCTGGAATCCCCCCAGTGTAAAACTCGACTCTCCCATTCCTCCTTGTGCGACGACCATGACTGCGTCGTATGTTATATTTCGCCGCCATCCGCTGTTCAACGTAAGGCACCGTATCATTAGATCTACATTCAGAGCTGCAAAATCTGTATTCACTCTTCATCAGTCACATAAAATATTATGATCCAATACATAAATTTATGCATGTGTCATCAACTATATATATTACCCGTGCATGAAAATGTCTTCATGCTCGAGGGTCTTGTTGCACATTTTGCATTTCCGTACGGGGCGCGGCAGAAATCTATCCTTATATCCTAACAAATGCTGGTGTTTTTCCTGTTCAGCTCTTCCGAGAAAATTAGCACGGTGACTTTGATCCTCCTTAAACTCCAATTCACAGTCCATATACCTGTGTATTGATAGatcaaaattgataaataataatataaacgACTCAAATATTGTATCAAAGCAGACAGAGATCGATCGtatatcatatgtatatatacctATGAACAACTCGGTATCTAGGAGAACGAATCTCCACGCGAGTGTAGTACTCTGAACGTTCAATCTCTCCAAGTGAAAGGTGGGAGGAAAAACCATGCCTACGGCACGTAGCAAGTGGAGTTGAACCCATAATTGATAATGGTCTGGAGGAAGCCAAAAGACAAGGCTGTAGAGAATTAATAAAGCCATGAGTCAAGTTTGTAGTAGCATTGTTCATCAACAGCATTGAACTTGCTCCACAAGCTTCTTTCTCAACAACTGCAGTACGTGATCTTGCCCTAAAGGTATCAAAAATCTCTTTTCTCCCCACATTCACTTTAGTATCAATGAATCTCTTTATAACTGCTGACTTCTGCTCATCTGACTTTTCCATGAAGACGTATGACAATCCAACCTTAGACCTGTCACACAAAATTCATAAATACAAGTttaattataatcatgatatagaTATAAATATAGCTAAGCCGATAGCTTTGTTTCTACAATCTAGACAATCCATGAATTCAGTGAGAAGGGTAACGCAACAAAAATGCAACCAAAAGAGGAAGGATAAAAAAATGACTTAAGGATATGTTTGAtacgaaggaaaatgtttttctaaaaaaataagtgGTTTTCATAATGTGGATCTTGTGTTTGGTATGTTAAACACTATGGGTGTAGAGGGTGGAAGGTAAGGTGTGGGTTGATGTGGATGGGAGCTATGGGGTGCTCGAGGGTGGAAGGTAAGGTGTAGGGTGGTGGGGGTGTGGTGGGGAGTGTTCGAGGGTGGGGTAAAGGGTGTGCGAAGGTAAGTTGTGAAGGGGTGAGGATGGGATGTGTTGGAGGGTAGGGAAAAGACAAGAAATGTCAGTTGTGAAACTTGTTTTTTAGCTGGAAGATTTATCAGAAATTTTGAGTAACAAAAATTGGAAAATTGAAAAACGTTTTGTTCTATACCAAACACACACTTAAGTTCTATAtatcaaaacaaaaaagattCACTGAATTGTAACAAGTTTGTTTCGGTATACAAAATCGAAAAGAAAAAAGCAGGACAGATTTGGTTAGCAAAACTTAAAATCGAGACCAAAAAAAGCTTTGGAAACTTGCATTAATGTTGaatcttgaaaaaatatattaaaaaacacttaaaaatcatgaattagCTAGCTACGAAATTAAAGCGATTGTTAAAACTTAAAAGCCCGCAGCCAACATGATCTTTTAATAAAACATTTTGTTTTCGTGTGTGTGaatgtatgtgtgtgtggatTAAGCAAATCAAGTCACTGACAACAAAATCTGgctacaaattaaaaaaaaaaaaatcccttCTAAAAAGGTCTGAAAATTACCGAGTAAACTTGGAATAGATTTGGACGTCACAAAAGTAGAACCATGGGGGTAGGAATGTCCCCTGCAAGAATAATTTTTTAGCACTAACATTCTTTTAGTAAGAAAAATGTAGAAATTAAATGCAGCTTTCAAGATAAGTTTGTATTTAAAAAACAACTTGaaagaattaataaatgaattGCTAGAACTGAACTTAAAGCCATACCAAAAACTGTGTTTGATCGTTCAtcatttttgagaaaaagagagagtttTGTATTAGTAAAATAGCTGCTTCTCTTTTTTCTACGAGCCTAATGAGCAATATTGCCTTGGCTTAGCACCTTAATATATACTAAACACACATAATAAAACAGATAACTACTCATTACATACTCACAGAATCCAACCTGTCTTTTGGAAGCTAgctatatatcaaaaataatgaggaaaaaaaagagggaaCATTTtatccaaaataaattaaataagttggaatatattatttatttattaaaaaaaattatttctccaTAATTTCCTAtataaattaactaatataACACGAATAATAAGTAGCCATTATTAAACACTATATGTCACACTCTTGAGTGCATGTAAACATTTTAATGACAATAAATTGTTTatttccttctctttttttcttctttcgaaaaatcaatttcaacatttaaatataaaatcaagTGAACTTACCTAttggataaaaaataattagctATTAACAAAATGCATTATTGGTCAAGATTGTGTAAATAGTAATAttatttatcttcttcttttttgtagaaaaaaaaaaggtaaacaTGATTTGTGCAATTAGTCACACGTATGTTGCATCTAGTGTGTTGTTactttaaaaaacaaaatcagtTGGGTGTGAAAGGTTCCAAAATTTGCTCAGAAACACACGTTTTTAACCTCATTAGTTGATTCCTTTTTGTTGTTTTATTACCTAGGAATTATCGACCGTTTTAAGTTCAATCCTGACTTAAAAATCGTGAAAgtagaataattttttaaaaaattaataattaaacaTGCTGATTAAtgctatatttttttatattaatttaatataaatatcaaatatctataaatattttctttatttatgatGATCAATATTACGGACAATTATAAGTCATTATAACTATGtgagtttttttttatgataatgtACGTAGTTATCAGTTAGTATGGCGTAATTAATTAAAAACAGCCCAACGATCATTTTACGTCGATATGTTaatgatttgaaaatttgaagcaGATGAAAACCTAGGCATTATTTCCTTTAATTAATTACTAACGACCTTTAATGGTTAGATTAGTTCAATAAGTGACTAATTAAGAACTTGTGCGCGGTTATTATGTCAATGATCAATTTACGTCGTTATATTGTCAACGATAATTCGTGTCGTTATGTCAacaattattttatgatgttgtaATGCAGTGATCATTTTATGTTGTTATTATATTAACAGTTATTGTGTCAGTATGTCAAATTTGAGAATTCAATTGAAGCGGAAGAAAATCTAATTATAATTGTTTTCTTTAATTACTAACGACTTTTAACTGTTAGTTCGTTAAGTGACTAAATAAGAATTCACGATAGTTATGTCAACATAGATTAGTTCAATAAGTGACTAATTAAGAACTCGTGAATGGTAATTATGTCAACGATCAATTTACCTCATTATAATGTCAACGATAATTTATGTCGTTAAGTCAACgatcattttatgatgttatAATGCAATAATCATTTTATGTCATTATTATGTCAGCAATTATTTGTTCCACTATGTCAGCAATTTGAGAATCAGATTGAAGCGGAAGAAAATcaagttattattattttttaattactaATGAACTTTAATTGACTAGTTAAGAATTTACGATAGTTATTTCAACGAATATTTTTTTGTCGCTACAATATCAATGTTACTCATTTTGTTATATCAACAGTTACTTATGTCAGTTTGTCAACGATCATTTTATGACGTTATAATGTCAATGATCATCTTATGTGGTTATTATGTCAACAGTTTTTATCGTTTTGTCAACAATTTGAGAATCTAGTCGAATCGGTAAAAAAAcctagttattattttttttaattactaaCGACATTTAATTGTTAGATTAGTTTAATAAGTGACTAACTGAGAATTCACGGTAATTATGTCATCAATCATTTTTTGTTGTTACTGTGTCAACGATCATTTTATGTTGTTATTATGTTAGCAGTTACTCGTGTCGTCATGTCAATGATTACTTGTGTCAATATGCCAACGATCATTTAATGAAACATCAACGAGCTTGTTGTACGATTACTCTCTCTTAAATAATTGTTGTCGGATAGGAGAAACTCTCATGTAGGTCTTGATAGTTCTCTGATTGGATTAgatttgattggattgtatatgattggtctctgtttaaatcttactcttgctttagacttgtgacatcctgattgagtttcttatattttttatttgagatatctgaactggtattattctaccttggAGCACGTTTTCATTttaccatattacatacttgtacattccacgtactaacgtcCATTTCggtctgcatcatgaaatgatgcagagataggttctagagatcatcaacatgtGCACCGTTGATATGTTTTCCACATTCCAGTTgatggtgagtcctccctgctTCCGGATGATACCACTCTTTTATCATCTAGCTTTCGAAtttatactttttattttattttgattaaggtagccatgaacctgtgaTTGACATCACTTAGACAGTTGATAGATGCTTCATGGACTAGATTATTGACTTGATGATTATAtattgtcttttggctagtttcattcataccaATCTTGTTTTGGGTTAGAtagattgttggcctttggccttttTCTATAAGCTATCTATTTGATCATCATGTTGAGCTATTTTcttaatgagttgagtcttctgctgatagaGTACTGTTGATTGAATGATTTTGTGAACAtaccaagtggtttgcttggggactagcaatagtctctgAGTATCGGCCATGcttagggtacccttccggggtGTGACAAGTTAATTCGAACTCACAAGCAATCTAAATATACATTACTCTTGTATGCTGATAATTGCCCAACTCCATTAACTTTTATGGAaataatgatttatgaaaaatatgtcTTTTCCTTGAAAGAGGATTTTATGTGTTTTCCTAAAAGAACttgtttataaaagaaaaatctacACGATTTGAGTTAAGACTTCCCAACATGATTTCTGAATTATGGTTTGAGTCAAGATTCCATAATATACACAGTTTGTGATTTCGAGCACCCCATTTAAAATTGGGGCACTGGCACTCAATTGagcccccacccccaccccaccccccacACAATCAATCAAGCCTCCATTTTAATTAGGTCAAGGGTGCTCAATCGAGCCCCACATTTAACTTAGGGCTAGGGTGCCGAGTCGAGCCTCCCTCATTTTAATTGGGATCAGTGTCCTCAATGACActgttatatacatgtgtatttaTGTCGGTCAATTCAAAAATCTTCCTAATGAAAGAAATGAATTCTGAAAGACATGCATTTGTGATTTTTGTACTTCATCTATGATTTTAATCATGTTATGACTTTTCAGTTGACCTTTCTATTTAGTAATGCTTCATGCCTACTATATTTACATATAATACAATTCGATATATACTTTACCTCTTTTGTCGGGGATGTTGCATTTTCAGTGATATAAACTCAAGTACTTAGGATGATCAAGTGACATGTTAAGTTCCATGCTTAAGCTATTTTGTGAACTCTTTTATCAATCAAATGATTCATGAAAGAGTTGTAATGCGATTTGCTaatttgatttgaaattttctctttcaatccgtattgttttaaattatctagaagaagaaaaaaacaaatttgTTGGTGGAGAAAGGAACAAAAAAGGGGCTGACCCATTTGTTttgggacaatttcaaatatatacaataaattaattagtttataataaatatagtcatgttttatttatataaaaaataaccaaaatttTAGGAAATATACAGTAACTATACGATATAACTTatcaaaagtcatagaaagtatagattacttatacattaattatacactgaatatacattataaCATActctatacataaaatatacactGAATACACATGAATATACACCGAATGaccattttttaataattaaaatgaccGAATGCCCATCTACTGTAATTATCCCTttgttttctctcttctttttttttttttgctatttATGTGCGCtgagatattttttatttagcaCATCAGCTGTCCAATGGGTAATTTTActtcaaataaaaatagaaaatacaaaaatacatatattatccCTCAAACTTGTCTTAAAAACTCTATTGGTCACACACTTAGACtttacacacacacatatatatattataaatgtatgTGTTTTAAGTGACTCATTTCTTTTTGTTCTATATGCGGCTCCTCCTTCATGATCTTTTGTGGGCTGAATATACCCTCAAAGTAAACGTGTGAGACCAAATATATTATCTATACGTGGCAAGAAGTCTAAATCTCTTAAGTTATATCATATGTCAAAATCTAATGCTAATTAATCAATTAATCTCATAGATTAAATGGAAAACCcgttaacataaataacatatttgAACCAAGTATTTGACAATAAAAACATATTCGAGCAAAAGTATTAATAGAGGGGAAAATTTGCTCAAGTTCACATAATATGAGGGCACATTTGAACATTTTCCGTTTTCTCAATAATTCCACGTAAACCTTTGGTCCAATATATTAACGGGTCGAGTGCACCGCCCATCGACAATTAAAAGATCCTAATTCCTACCGTTGATTCAACAAAGCTAAACGACGCCGTATTTTACCCTGAAAGACGCAGGAATATAATGGCGGGAAAACCTTAAAAGGCTTTGCAATGTGATACAGTTTTAGGGTTCTTCAGTCGAAGCGAATTCGAGAAGATGCCGACTTACAAAATTAGGGGAATCGATATCGATTTCCCTTACGAGGCTTACGATTGCCAGATCGCTTACATGGAAAAAGTCATTCAGTCCCTTCAAAATGTattatgtctttcttcatcATTCATTGTTTTTAAAGGCTTTTGGATACAAATTTATTGCTGATATACCTTTTTTGTTGATGGATTATGAATGAAGAAGTCTTTTCTGCAgaatttttgatgtatatactGAGTTTAATGTTTCAACTAGTAACCATTTGACATTAGATACTCTGATCATTGATTGAATAGGGCTTCTGTTGTTGGGAATTAGGAAAATCGCCCTTATTGTCGTAATTTCTTGATTATCACATGTGGTCGCACTGGTGGAACGAGGAATTTGAACAAGGGAATTCAAAAAGTTGGAACCTGCTACCTAAAGAGTTTTTTGAACTACCTTTGCCAATACAATGAGAACTCCCCTCATGTCAAGGGAATTCAGaagtctctctctctatatatgtaAAAAATTAGTTTTTGCCCTTTTTGCGCAATATGATTTTCCAACTAAGAGCATTCAATTGAACCACCTTCCTTGTCTATGGCTCTGCCACTTGATGGTCTAACAAACATGACATTTGCACAGAAGCAGCTGCACAACTAATTTTTTCCTAGAGAGTAGAATTAACATCTGACGTGCTAGATTCTATATACACCTCTGTTTACATGAAGTGTGTTTCCATGTCtgtattcctttttctttttcttgtagACTTAAAAGTTTCTTGTTTTACTGGATGAATGCTTGTGATGCGGCAGAGATCTAACGCATTGCTTGAGAGTCCAACTGGGACAGGGAAGACCTTGTGTCTTCTTTGTGCCACATTGGCTTGGAGGAAGAGTTTGGGGGGTTTCTCAGTTCGGAAAAGTGGAAGAAGAGATCATATTACCAGTAGCCAGCAGTCTGAGGAGTCTTCTCAATCTGAATCTTCAACATTACCGAGTATTGTATATGCATCACGCACACATAGCCAAATTCGACAAGTGGTGAAAGAGTTAAAGAGGACCAACTATAGGTAGAGTCAAATTCTGATTGCATTATTGAACATGTGCATATTTTTTGAAGTCTTTCAATAGTGTCCTTGTTCAGTGGCAGCATGTTGTTAAAAAGATTTCTTATTTGCAATACTTCACATTTATGTATGCCATAAAGTGACTGATTCTGTCAAATATAATGTGATGTATAGGCCCAAAATGGTAGTCTTAGGGTCTCGGGAACAACTGTGCATTCATGAAGAAGTGAGTCTGCTGCGCGGAAAAACACAGACAAATGCCTGCCATGCACTTTGCAAAAAACGCAAAAAACGTTATTGTGCCCATTTTTCTCGCGTTGCAGGTATGTTAAGCATATCTACTTGTACTCACACTCTTCATGGTTGAGCTGGATACTGTTTTTGGTTATTGATTCACTTATAAATGTTCCTTAGTGTCATTTATGCTTCAGTCCTCCCACATCCCCAGGTGTATTGTCCTCCTAAGGGAGGTTATTGCActctttattttattagaaaGTACATTTACCTGCATGGTTCAGCTCAAGATTTAAAGCTCTCTTTTTCCTGCTCATATCCCTTCTCAATTTATGCAATTATGTAAATAGAAGATAAAATACCACATATTGCATCCAAGGGTATGACCTCATGAACAATGAAATTGAAAAGACCATGGGCAATTAGGGTTTAAATCCCAACTGAGACAAAAACCCAGGTGATTTCTTTCCATTTGCCTAATCTTTGGTGGACAAAGTTAGCTGGTACTTCGTACTTTTGCTGGCGGGAGGTAATATGTATCCAGTTTAATAATAAGATGCAAGCAAACTTGCGTAGACAACACTgttatcaaaaaaagaaaaaagagaaagaaagaaaaagtataAGACCAAATACTTGTTGATATATTGATTTCTTGTCTTGAGGTTACAAAGATTATTTAAGCAATTATTTAAAAAGCTAAAATTGGTTGCACAGAGTGATGGGTCTTCAATGTCAGCCTGGCTTCTCTTGcatttcataattttaattactttttaaattttacgCTCATAAGACCACTTCATGATTTTAATTTATTGGAGAACAAATAAGCAAAGATGCAAATTTACTCGGTGGAACATGTGGTACATGATACGGCGAGGAATTTATttagcttttaattttctcgttattcttctctattcataggtgtagtagtgcattacgatctcttgcgctttgacttctgatttctgttatttctgttattatttattactttctatgctttgattactcaattttacctgtgacgctttcattatttatttaatcgttatttgttattagtatttatttatttgtatttatttgttatctattcgttatttgtttgttgtttttctcataaagcttttaattttctattcttatctaacattttttatgcatttatgcttttactgagccgagggtctccaggaaacagccgtcctaccttggtaggagtaaggtctgcgtacattctaccctccccagaccccatgttgtgggatttcactgggttgttgttgttgttgtatagttAATAAAGGGGCTGTTTGTCAGTATGTCAAACACTTTTGATACTGAGAAAGTATGTGTATCCAAATATATAATGAATGGACTTATCAAGACCTCATCAAAGCTAGTCACTATGCACTGTGTTTTTTTTGCTTGATCATACTTTATTCGGTAAACTCAGAATAAgttattaatttatcatttgGTCCGTATATAGTTGCATCATCTGTATATGACCTCTGTGATAAGGAGATAAGCATCTGGACCTTCAATGCTTTGGCAGATAACTCTGAAGAACACTGAAAAAAATGTCCTCTTTAGCTAGATTAAATTACTGGTTTAATTACTTGTTTGGTTAATTATTACTTCTTATGTCCTATAACATGTGTCATCTATAACATATGTTCTTTGGTATTTTGACTTTTGGAACATCATAAATAGTCGACTCCTTGTAtagtttacctttcctttctcTATCTTATGATGATTACTGTTTCACTTTTGTCCGTGTATATACTTAGTGATCCGGAGACAAAAAGGTGTACCTTGATCTTTTAAGAAGATATCTTTGAAGAACTTAGGCCAAATGTCCTTGTTAGCTGGATGAAATGACTGGTTTATTGCTTATATGACTAAACTTCTTCCTCCTCTGTCCTTGAATGCATGTCTGGTATATGACTTTTTTGATATTACTTGGAAGATCGTGAATAATTGATTGCTTGTAGAAATAACCTGTACTTTCTTTGTCTTATCATGGCTACAATTTTACTTCatctgattatttttttttggataaatcAATAAATTTCATTAGAAAAGGGCAAAAGCTTGCCCGTATACAAGAAGTATACCAAACGTAGAAAACCTTACAT
It contains:
- the LOC129893880 gene encoding uncharacterized protein LOC129893880 — translated: MEKSDEQKSAVIKRFIDTKVNVGRKEIFDTFRARSRTAVVEKEACGASSMLLMNNATTNLTHGFINSLQPCLLASSRPLSIMGSTPLATCRRHGFSSHLSLGEIERSEYYTRVEIRSPRYRVVHRYMDCELEFKEDQSHRANFLGRAEQEKHQHLLGYKDRFLPRPVRKCKMCNKTLEHEDIFMHGEYRFCSSECRSNDTVPYVEQRMAAKYNIRRSHGRRTRRNGRVEFYTGGIPAD